A genomic region of Metopolophium dirhodum isolate CAU chromosome 1, ASM1992520v1, whole genome shotgun sequence contains the following coding sequences:
- the LOC132953713 gene encoding probable lysine-specific demethylase 4A translates to MFSSNSKRKRKESTYLRYYCTSTTTGNEYSEFDEPSLNISDQENWKINAYYRILDAIITSMKTRFSSESLRLASSVDNTMCSNNPKIMVFRPSLSEFKNFSSYIEFMESRGAHKAGVAKIIPPSEWIPRKKSYDEDDIMSLKIPNPIYQDVKGDKGIYQQFRRNQKMMTVRKFKKLSETEFYKTPDHKDNGDIEKIYWDNIVCHTPIYGADVTGSVTDQDVKAWNMNKLDTILDVMHDTTIEGVNTPYLYFGMWKSTFAWHTEDMDLYSLNYVHVGYPKTWYAIPPKHGKKFEKLIREIYPDELSSCPAYVRHKTIILSPAILKKHSIPFNTITQKPGEFMVTFPFGYHAGFNQGYNIAEATNFATPRWVEYGKKTNYCRCFGEPIIFNMEIFLQRIQLDKSPLLLKGNDIGLHPKCDGSGKKRDFERLPVCKNLYYRSTIEEL, encoded by the exons ATGTTTA gcTCTAATTCTAAGCGTAAAAGAAAAGAAAGCacatatttaagatattattgtaCCTCTACTACTACTGGGAATGAATACTCAGAATTTGATGAGCCTTCTTTAAATATATCGGATCAAGAAAACTGGaaaattaatgcatattatagaaTTCTGGATGCAATTATTACCAGCATGAAAACTAGATTTTCATCTGAAAGCTTACGTTTAGCATCATCTGttgaca ataCAATGTGTTCTAATAATCCTAAAATCATGGTTTTCAGACCATCTTTgagtgaatttaaaaattttagtagCTACATTGAATTTATGGAATCGAGAGGAGCTCATAAGGCTGGTGtggcaaaa attatcCCACCATCTGAATGGATACCAAGAAAAAAAAGCTACGACGAAGATGATATAATGAGTTTGAAAATTCCAAATCCAATATACCAA gatGTTAAAGGTGATAAAGGAATTTATCAACAATTCAGACGGAATCAAAAAATGATGACGGTCAGAAAGTTTAAAAAACTTTCTGAGACTGAATTTTATAAGACTCCGGATCATAAAGACAATGGAGATATCGAAAAGATATATTGGGACAACATTGTTTGCCACACCCCAATATATGGTGCCGATGTAACTGGGTCTGTTACTGACCAAGATGTGAAA gcTTGGAATATGAATAAGCTGGATACGATACTGGACGTTATGCACGATACGACCATCGAAGGTGTTAATACACCTTATTTATATTTCGGTATGTGGAAATCCACATTCGCGTGGCATACTGAAGACATGGATTTATACAGTCTTAACTACGTACATGTTGGATATCCAAAGACATG GTATGCGATACCTCCAAAACATgggaaaaaatttgaaaaattgattcGTGAGATTTATCCGGACGAATTATCAAGTTGCCCGGCGTATGTTCGgcacaaaacaattattttatcaccTGCCATTTTGAAAAAACACTCAATACCATTTAATACG ATCACACAAAAACCTGGGGAATTTATGGTAACTTTTCCTTTTGGTTACCATGCGGGGTTCAACCAGGGCTATAACATCGCTGAGGCAACGAATTTCGCCACTCCACGTTGGGTGGAGTAcggtaaaaaaacaaattattgccGATGCTTTGGAGAACCAATCATTTTcaatatggaaatatttttacagcGGATACAACTTGACAAGTCTCCCTTGTTGCTAAAAGGAAATGATATTGGGCTCCATCCAAAATGCGATGGCTCTGGAAAAAAaaga gaTTTTGAACGCCTTCCGGTGTGCAAAAATCTGTACTATAGAAGTACTATAGAAGAACTGTGA